The following proteins are co-located in the Primulina tabacum isolate GXHZ01 chromosome 11, ASM2559414v2, whole genome shotgun sequence genome:
- the LOC142517727 gene encoding cellulose synthase-like protein D2 — protein sequence MAGRSFKPSDPNTGRGPSPPTVTFSRRTSSGRYVNLSSDSLDSEMSGVEFSEYTVHIPPTPDNQPMDPAMSIRVVDHPPVSQRVEEQYVSSSLFTGGYNSVTRAHLMDKVIESETNHPQMAGTKGSSCSIPGCDGKVMSDERGEDLLPCECDFKICRDCFIDSVKTADGICPGCKEPYKNTKIPTSSVEPGQPLHLPSNVGMSKMERRLSLMKSANRSAMMRSQSVLARSQTGVEFDNNRWLFETKGTYGYGNAIWPKDGGFMGEKSESGEPPELLNKPWRPLTRKLKIPAGVLSPYRLLIFVRMVVLGLFLHWRVSHPNEEARWLWLMSVICEIWFAFSWLLDQLPKLCPVNRATDLNVLKEKFETPSPANPTGKSDLPGIDMFVSTADPEKEPPLVTANTILSILAANYPVEKLSCYVSDDGGALLTFEAMAEAASFANIWVPFCRKHDIEPRNPESYFSLKKDHFKNKLLPDFVKDRRRVKREYDEFKVRINGLPDSIRRRSDAYNAREEIKAMKLQREVTDDELMEPLKASRATWMADGTHWPGTWMVSAPEHSKGDHAGIIQVMLKPPSDEPLHGTEDSSPLDFTEVDIRLPLLVYVSREKRPGYDHNKKAGAMNALVRASAIMSNGPFMLNLDCDHYIYNSQAIREGMCFMMDRGGDRLCYVQFPQRFEGIDPSDRYANHNTVFFDVNMRALDGLQGPVYVGTGCLFRRTALYGFDPPRSNDHSGCCSCCFARPKKNASISTAPDEHRALRMGDPDDEEMNPSLFSKRFGNSSFLIDSIPVAEFQGRPLADHPAVKNGRPPGALTISRELLDASTVAEAISVISCWYEDKTEWGNRVGWIYGSVTEDVVTGYRMHNRGWKSIYCVTKSDAFRGTAPINLTDRLHQVLRWATGSVEIFFSRNNAFLASPKMKLLQRVAYLNVGIYPFTSLFLIVYCFLPALSLFSGQFIVQTLNVTFLTYLLVITLTLCMLAVLEIKWSGINLEDWWRNEQFWLIGGTSAHLAAVLQGLLKVVAGIEISFTLTSKSAGDENDHDFADLYILKWSSLMIPPITIMITNLIAIAVGVSRTIYSTIPQWSRLLGGVFFSFWVLAHLYPFAKGLMGRRGRTPTIVFVWSGLIAITISLLWVAISPPAGSTEIGGSFQFP from the exons ATGGCAGGAAGATCCTTCAAACCTTCTGATCCAAATACCGGGAGGGGTCCAAGTCCCCCAACTGTGACCTTTTCAAGGAGGACATCATCGGGTCGATATGTCAACTTGTCGAGCGATAGTCTTGATAGTGAGATGAGTGGTGTTGAATTCTCGGAGTATACTGTACATATACCACCAACACCTGATAATCAGCCCATGGATCCGGCAATGTCAATAAGGGTGGTGGATCATCCTCCAGTATCACAGAGAGTTGAGGAGCAGTACGTATCAAGTTCTTTGTTTACTGGTGGGTATAATAGTGTTACCCGTGCACACTTAATGGATAAGGTGATTGAATCCGAAACTAACCATCCACAGATGGCTGGTACAAAAGGTTCCTCATGTTCGATTCCAGGCTGTGATGGGAAAGTCATGAGTGATGAGAGGGGCGAAGATCTTCTTCCATGTGAATGTGATTTCAAGATTTGTAGGGATTGTTTCATTGACTCGGTGAAGACTGCGGATGGGATTTGCCCAGGATGTAAAGAACCATATAAGAATACCAAAATTCCTACAAGCTCAGTGGAACCTGGTCAGCCGTTACATCTTCCGTCAAATGTTGGCATGTCAAAGATGGAGAGGAGGTTGTCATTGATGAAATCGGCCAACAGATCAGCAATGATGAGGAGCCAGTCTGTGTTGGCAAGGAGCCAAACAGGGGTGGAGTTTGATAATAATCGATGGTTGTTTGAGACTAAGGGAACTTATGGGTACGGAAATGCCATATGGCCGAAGGATGGAGGATTTATGGGTGAAAAAAGTGAGTCTGGTGAGCCTCCGGAACTTCTCAACAAGCCGTGGAGGCCACTCACTCGTAAATTGAAGATACCTGCTGGTGTACTCAGTCCATATCG ACTCTTGATTTTTGTACGTATGGTTGTTCTCGGATTATTTCTTCATTGGAGAGTCAGCCACCCCAACGAGGAGGCAAGATGGCTGTGGTTGATGTCTGTAATCTGTGAGATTTGGTTTGCTTTCTCGTGGTTACTTGATCAGCTTCCAAAGCTCTGCCCTGTTAATCGCGCGACTGATCTtaatgttttaaaagaaaaatttgaaacaccaagtCCTGCAAATCCCACCGGAAAATCTGATCTTCCAGGAATCGATATGTTTGTTTCCACAGCTGATCCCGAAAAGGAACCGCCACTTGTTACAGCAAACACTATTTTGTCCATTCTTGCAGCTAATTATCCTGTTGAGAAGCTTTCTTGCTATGTTTCTGATGATGGAGGTGCACTTCTAACTTTTGAGGCTATGGCAGAAGCTGCAAGTTTCGCTAATATATGGGTGCCATTTTGTCGGAAACATGATATTGAACCAAGGAATCCTGAATCTTATTTCTCCTTGAAAAAAGACCATTTTAAGAACAAGTTGCTTCCAGATTTTGTCAAGGATCGTAGACGGGTTAAACGTGAGTATGATGAGTTCAAGGTTAGAATCAATGGACTCCCTGATTCAATTCGTCGTCGCTCAGATGCTTATAACGCTAGAGAAGAAATCAAGGCCATGAAGCTTCAGAGAGAGGTCACTGATGATGAACTGATGGAACCTCTGAAGGCCTCTAGAGCAACATGGATGGCAGATGGCACACATTGGCCAGGCACCTGGATGGTTTCTGCTCCCGAACACTCTAAAGGTGACCATGCTGGAATCATACAG GTAATGCTGAAACCTCCGAGCGACGAACCTCTACACGGCACCGAAGACAGCAGTCCACTTGATTTTACTGAAGTAGATATCCGACTCCCCTTGCTTGTGTATGTTTCTCGGGAAAAACGACCTGGGTATGATCACAATAAGAAAGCCGGGGCCATGAATGCATTGGTTCGAGCCTCAGCGATCATGTCCAATGGCCCCTTTATGCTAAATCTTGATTGTGATCACTACATCTACAACTCCCAGGCAATAAGAGAAGGCATGTGTTTTATGATGGACCGCGGTGGAGACCGGCTTTGCTATGTTCAGTTTCCTCAAAGATTCGAGGGAATAGACCCGTCCGACCGTTACGCAAATCACAACACAGTATTCTTTGATGTCAACATGCGTGCTCTAGATGGGCTTCAGGGTCCGGTTTATGTTGGCACTGGGTGCCTCTTTCGACGGACTGCGCTTTATGGCTTTGACCCGCCTCGATCAAATGACCATTCTGGCTGTTGCAGCTGTTGTTTTGCTCGTCCGAAGAAAAATGCATCCATTTCTACCGCACCCGATGAGCACCGGGCACTTAGAATGGGGGATCCTGATGATGAGGAAATGAATCCTTCTCTTTTCTCTAAAAGGTTTGGTAACTCGAGTTTCCTGATCGATTCCATTCCAGTTGCAGAATTTCAAGGCAGACCACTCGCAGATCATCCTGCCGTGAAGAATGGACGACCTCCTGGTGCTCTAACAATTTCAAGGGAACTTCTTGATGCATCCACTGTTGCAGAGGCTATCAGTGTTATCTCCTGTTGGTATGAAGACAAAACCGAATGGGGCAATCGCGTGGGGTGGATTTACGGCTCTGTGACAGAAGATGTGGTGACAGGATACCGCATGCACAACCGAGGGTGGAAGTCTATATACTGCGTCACCAAGAGCGATGCTTTCCGTGGCACTGCACCTATTAACCTGACAGACAGGCTTCATCAAGTGCTTCGATGGGCCACAGGTTCAGTTGAGATCTTCTTTTCACGAAATAATGCATTTCTAGCTAGTCCTAAGATGAAACTTCTACAAAGGGTGGCTTATCTTAATGTGGGCATCTATCCGTTTACGTCCTTGTTTCTAATCGTCTATTGTTTCCTCCCGGCATTGTCGCTCTTCTCCGGTCAATTCATTGTCCAAACTCTAAACGTCACATTCTTGACTTACCTTCTTGTAATCACCTTAACTCTCTGCATGTTAGCTGTGCTTGAAATCAAGTGGTCTGGTATAAACCTCGAAGACTGGTGGAGGAATGAGCAATTCTGGTTGATCGGAGGAACAAGTGCTCATCTTGCTGCTGTGCTACAAGGGCTGCTAAAGGTGGTGGCTGGAATCGAAATCTCATTCACATTGACATCAAAATCCGCTGGCGATGAGAATGACCATGATTTTGCCGATCTTTATATCTTAAAATGGTCGTCTCTAATGATTCCCCCCATTACTATCATGATAACAAACTTGATTGCTATAGCGGTAGGCGTTAGCAGGACGATTTACAGTACTATCCCGCAGTGGAGCCGTTTGCTTGGAGGTGTTTTCTTTAGCTTCTGGGTTTTAGCTCATTTGTATCCTTTCGCGAAAGGGTTGATGGGACGTAGAGGTCGGACACCGACTATCGTGTTTGTCTGGTCAGGACTTATAGCTATCACCATTTCTCTTCTCTGGGTCGCGATTTCTCCACCAGCTGGGAGTACCGAAATCGGAGGGTCTTTTCAGTTTCCATGA